The genome window AGCTATTAGTTGAGCAATCCCTTTCTTCATGGGTTCTATTTGTATCATTTCGTCCATCTCGCCAAAACGTTCACCATTGGTGAGACCTATCGTCACTGCCGGAATTTTTTTATCAATGAAGGCAGAAAGTTCTGAGGTACTGGGAGAGAGACGGGGAGTGACTCCCAAATGTTCCAGGATAGCTCGACTAGTCTTGTTTAAAGAATGTGAAAATTGAGTACCACCAGGCTTCCTTCGAGCCATCTCAATAAACTTGACCATGGCTCCAGTCATGGAAGTCATTTCATCTGCAAGGGAGCGTATGCGAATGGCAATATCTTCTACCATTTCATCCGATTCACTTCGAATCTCAAACTTTAAAGAGGCTTTTGTCGGAATGGTGTTATATGAAGTTCCTCCTCTGATAGATCCAAGCATGATGCTTGTTTTGGGTTTTCTAGGCAGAGGTATTTCTAGTATTTTATTAATCAGTTCGTTCATATTGACGATGGCTCCAACGGAACTGAATCTGGTCCAGTCGTACTCTTCGGGAACCTGATATTTCAATTCGCCCCGAAGCATCCCAATAGAGGAGTAGCTTAAACGGCCCAATTTGACACCCTCGATACAGATACCAGCCGTGATGGGTTTTTTAAAATTATCAAGAAAGAAACGGATACCTTCAATATCTCCCGGTCCCAGACTGCGGGCGGTTCCCATGAGGATTAGGTTTGATTCAAACTCAATGTTTAATTTTTCCAGAATCATAGGCAGAGTAGCCAGTGTGGCTAGTCCAAGACCGTTATCACCTACACCCGGCCCAATGACCTGATCAGGTTGTACAGTAATTGTATGGTCCACATTGGATGGAAATAAGGTGTCCAAATGAGCTACAACAAGAATATTACTATCTCTTGATTTTCCAGGAATGATGCCTAAAGCATTTCCTTTCTCATCTTCTGAACAATTTAAAAGATTGTATTCTGTAAAACGATTCAATAAAAACCTAGTTCTTTCTTGTTCCTCAAAAGTGGGAGCCGGAATCTCACTCAGCATGATCAAGTTAGTCAGAAGGCTTTCTTTGAACTTATCAACCTGTGTTTCATATTCGGGAAGGTATTCCAGAATCTCTTCGCAGCTTTTGTTCATATTGTATTCCTGATTTTTTGATGGATATATTTCATTATAGAGTAATCTAGGAAAACTGCAAAGAAAGAGTCATAAATAAATGGATTCTTTAATGCATAGCAATTAAAAAGAATAAAATGATTGTACACTAATTTTATTTTCTTTAAAATGTTAATATCTATTATAGAAAATTTTAATATATTTAGGACCTTTCATATGGAGGATTCTGTGAGTAATGAATTTGATTTTAGAATTAAAAAAATTGGTGATTGTAAAATTCCCTCTCCCATGCCTTTTTCAAATATACAAGGCGACCGTATAGCCAACTTCGTCAGAGATGATCAATACGTACTTCACTCTGTTATAAAAGGTGATAATCAGGACAAAAAAAACGTCTATGAGTATGCATTGGAGATGGCCGGTCCAAGAGAGAAAGTGTTTTTTAATCCAGGTCATATTCATGCAGGTATTGTAACTTGCGGCGGCTTGTGCCCTGGTCTGAACGGGGTAATAAGAGCCATAGTAAGAACGCTGTGGCAGAGATACAACGTAAGAAGGATTTCAGGCGTCCAGTATGGATATGTTGGTTTTATGCCCGAGAGTAACCTACCCGTAAAAACATTAGACCCGGATATCGTAGATGATATTCATAACATGGGAGGAAGTATCCTGGGATCCGCTAGGGGAGGCTCGGATGTCATCAAAATTGTAGATGCTCTTGAACAGCTGAATATGAATATGCTTTTTACAATTGGCGGCGATGGAACTCAACGATGTGCCTTGGAAGTAACAGAGGAAATCGAAAGACGGAACCTAAAAATCACCGTTGTGGGAGTTCCCAAAACAATTGATAATGACATTAGTTTTATTGATAAGTCTTTTGGTTTTGATACTGCCGTATCCAAGGCCGAGGCAGCGGTTCATGCCGCTCATGTCGAAGCAAAATCAGCTATTGATGGAATGGGTCTTGTAAAGGTAATGGGCCGTGAAGCCGGAT of Oceanispirochaeta crateris contains these proteins:
- a CDS encoding peptidase dimerization domain-containing protein; protein product: MNKSCEEILEYLPEYETQVDKFKESLLTNLIMLSEIPAPTFEEQERTRFLLNRFTEYNLLNCSEDEKGNALGIIPGKSRDSNILVVAHLDTLFPSNVDHTITVQPDQVIGPGVGDNGLGLATLATLPMILEKLNIEFESNLILMGTARSLGPGDIEGIRFFLDNFKKPITAGICIEGVKLGRLSYSSIGMLRGELKYQVPEEYDWTRFSSVGAIVNMNELINKILEIPLPRKPKTSIMLGSIRGGTSYNTIPTKASLKFEIRSESDEMVEDIAIRIRSLADEMTSMTGAMVKFIEMARRKPGGTQFSHSLNKTSRAILEHLGVTPRLSPSTSELSAFIDKKIPAVTIGLTNGERFGEMDEMIQIEPMKKGIAQLIALLQAVDKGYCSEN
- a CDS encoding ATP-dependent 6-phosphofructokinase, whose product is MSNEFDFRIKKIGDCKIPSPMPFSNIQGDRIANFVRDDQYVLHSVIKGDNQDKKNVYEYALEMAGPREKVFFNPGHIHAGIVTCGGLCPGLNGVIRAIVRTLWQRYNVRRISGVQYGYVGFMPESNLPVKTLDPDIVDDIHNMGGSILGSARGGSDVIKIVDALEQLNMNMLFTIGGDGTQRCALEVTEEIERRNLKITVVGVPKTIDNDISFIDKSFGFDTAVSKAEAAVHAAHVEAKSAIDGMGLVKVMGREAGFIAAHTTLATSDVNFCLIPEVPFRLDGERGLLKQLERRLDRRKHAVILVAEGAGQELLKETGEKDPSGNKKLADIGLFLKDSIISHFKSIGREANLKYIDPSYMIRASKANPNDSLYCARLGANAVHAAMTGRTAMLISEWNNCFVHVPIQMAVSKKNRVDPESPLWRDVLEATQQPITMMDTADKKNK